A single window of Hyphomicrobiales bacterium DNA harbors:
- a CDS encoding putative N-alpha-acetyl-L-2,4-diaminobutyric acid deacetylase (Evidence 3 : Putative function from multiple computational evidences), with amino-acid sequence MIEIGTARAEPGAVARGYLRVGRMADASEIRLPVSIATGHKPGPTVWLEGCIHGDEYGGAAAIMNFMHDLDAASISGTIIAVPVANPPSYNHRSRFSYIDGQNLNRVFPGNSGGSYSFQLAAVLREHLQEHADYILDLHSGGIGAEVPFYAIYKDNGSAAVERSRELAKLVGCKVIWRAEGGEGLGSTVTSEALRIGVPAVTIECGGGTVTTEHLRDFRRAIENFLRAVDVLPGQPERQASYKIVSNGSFLHNREGGMFVPACHVGDFVAKGQLMGRIVDLFGNTLEEIVSPHDDAFVAALRCNYFPTHAGEIVGEAVPLQSVEMA; translated from the coding sequence ATGATTGAGATCGGCACTGCGAGGGCCGAGCCCGGCGCTGTCGCACGCGGTTACTTGCGTGTGGGACGCATGGCAGACGCTTCCGAAATCCGCCTGCCCGTTTCCATCGCGACGGGTCACAAGCCGGGGCCAACCGTTTGGCTCGAGGGCTGCATCCACGGCGATGAATATGGGGGCGCTGCGGCGATCATGAATTTCATGCATGATCTGGATGCCGCGAGCATTTCCGGAACTATTATCGCGGTCCCTGTCGCCAATCCGCCGTCGTATAATCACCGTTCGCGCTTTTCCTATATCGACGGGCAGAACCTGAATCGTGTGTTTCCAGGGAACTCGGGCGGATCGTACAGCTTCCAGCTGGCGGCGGTTCTCAGAGAGCATCTGCAAGAGCACGCCGACTATATCCTCGACTTGCACAGCGGCGGCATTGGTGCGGAAGTCCCTTTCTACGCGATCTACAAGGATAACGGCTCAGCGGCCGTGGAACGCTCGCGTGAGCTTGCGAAACTGGTCGGATGCAAAGTCATTTGGCGAGCGGAGGGAGGTGAAGGTCTTGGAAGTACCGTGACATCGGAAGCCCTCAGAATCGGTGTACCGGCGGTGACCATCGAGTGTGGCGGCGGTACGGTGACGACTGAGCATCTTCGCGATTTCCGCCGCGCGATCGAAAATTTCCTGCGGGCGGTCGATGTTCTCCCCGGGCAACCTGAGCGGCAGGCGAGTTACAAGATCGTCTCAAATGGATCATTCCTGCACAACCGCGAAGGCGGCATGTTCGTCCCCGCATGCCATGTCGGAGACTTCGTCGCGAAGGGACAGCTGATGGGCAGGATTGTCGATCTATTCGGGAATACGCTGGAGGAGATCGTGTCGCCACATGACGATGCCTTTGTCGCAGCCCTGCGTTGCAACTATTTTCCCACCCACGCGGGCGAGATCGTCGGCGAGGCAGTCCCCCTTCAATCTGTCGAGATGGCCTGA